The Dethiosulfovibrio peptidovorans DSM 11002 nucleotide sequence GGTGAGCATCCCTACGTGTTTCTTGACGGTATCTGGCTCAAAAAGAGCTGGGGAGGCGAGGTCCATAACGTCTCGATACTTATAGCCATAGGGGTCAACCAGATGGGCTATAGAGAGGTTCTGGGCGTATGCGAAGGCAGCCGAGAGGACAAGGAAAGCTGGTCCTCCTTCCTGAGGCATCTTAAAGAAAGAGGCCTGAAAGGGGTCCGTCTCGTCACCTCCGATAAAAGCATGGGGCTCTTGGAAACCCTACCCCATTTCTTCCCTGAAGCTCTGTGGCAACGTTGCATAGTTCATTTCTACCGCAACGTCTACAGTGCCGTCCCGAAGGGGAAGGCACGAGAAGTAAGCCTGATGCTGAAGGCGATACACAACCAGGAAGACCTGAAAGCAGCCAGAGAAAAAGCTGAAGCCGTGGTCGAAAAGCTGAAGGCCATGAAACTTCAGAAAGCCGCCAAGATCGTCCAGGAAGGCTACGAGGAGACCCTGAGCTACTTCCATTTTCCCTCGGAACACTGGAAGCGGCTCAGAACCAACAATTCTCTGGAACGACTGAACCGAGAGATCCGTCGAAGGACAAAGGTCGTGGGCAACTTCCCCGACGGGGAATCGGCCCTGATGCTGGTATCCGCCAGAGTCAGGCATGTAGCTTCCACCCAGTGGGGTAAGAGAGCCTACATGAACATGGAGCATCTCAGAGAACAGATACTGGAGCAAGAAAATAATGCCATCGTAAGCTGACACAGAAAGCCTTAAAAACCGAACATAGCCCTATATGGGCCTGCTGAGTCAAATATTAATGTGCGAAACATACTGGACAGTACCCAAAGATACAGGGACGCAATTTTATATGCGTCCCTGTATCTTTGTTATCCTATAAGCAACATAAGATATATTATAGGACATGACCTCTATAAAGCATGGCCCGGTATACTGTGGTCCGGGCCATGCTAAAATCAGTCTTTATTTTCAAGCTTGATGTGAGGATGATCTCCCCATATCCTCTCCAGATCGTAAAACTCCCTACCTCTTGAGCTGAAGACATGAACCAGTAGGTATCCCGCATCTATCAAACGCCACATGGAGCTGGTCTGGCCCTCGACCGTATGAGACACCCCCAAGTCTTCTAAAGCATCCGAAGCGGCTTCGCAGAGTGTCTTCATATGAACGTCCGAGTTGGCGGTGACGACCACGAATTCCTCCGCAATGGTAGACCCCTCTCTGACGTCCATTATCGTGACGTCGTTTCCTCTTTTGTCGGAAACTGCTTTGGCTACCGAATCGGCTTGTTTGCTGTATTCCACGAAGATACCCTCCCCTATCTGTCTAAATTAGCGATTATCCTGTCTTTGTCGTGTCCCAATATCAAAGTTGCACTATAGGAGGCCCCCCGGTCTTCTTTGACCAGATTTTCTGGGATACCGGAAAGCTTGGCCAAGGCGAGGGCGACATCTTTGGAGTCCTCTCCGGGTTTGTGGGTTATAGTGCTGTAGTGGAAGTCAAAATGTTTGGCATTGCCTACGTAAGCGACCTCTATGCCATGTTTTTCCAGTCTGGAGGATATATTTTTTCCCAGACCTGAGGTGCCGTCTCCGTTCAAGACTGCGATAGGACGGTTTATCTCGGATACGAGATCCTCTATTACCCCTTCTTCTTTCGCTTCACCTTGACCGCTGAGGTCCATGGCACCCGACAGATCCTGACTGGACGTCAACAAAGTAGATGTCTGGAGAAGATCCGGTGACCAATAGCTGGCTCCGTTTATCATAGCCGCCTTTCCAGGCATGGTGAAAAAAGAAATCCTATCAGGAGAGATGTCCCTTAAATAGCTTATCAACTGTAAGGCCTGACTCGGAGGTATGTCTGTCTCCACTACGGAGAGAATTTCCTCTGTTATCTCCGGCAAATGGGACATGGTAGAGGGATCGTAGAGCTTTTTAAGCAGGGCCTTCAGGAATCTCTGTTGTCTCTGAATTCGTCCTATATCGCCGAGAGCATCGTGACGAAATCGAACGTATTCGAGGGCAGTCTTGCCGTCCAGATGGCGCCATCCCTTCTTGATGTTTATGTATAGCCCACCGGCGTTGTCCCTGTAGCGAAGATTTTTCTGAACATCGACGTCGATACCGCCGAGAGAGTCCACTATCTTAGGGAAGCTTTCATAGTTTACCGCCAAGGTATAATGTATCGGCATACCTATCAGGTTGACGACAGTTTCCTTGAGAAGGTCTACCCCACCGTAAGCGTAGGAATGATTTATCTTCTGAGTCCCATGATCCCTTATGGTCGTCCTGGTATCCCTCGGGAGAGACATCACCTTTATCCTCTTGTTGTCTATGTCCAGAGTGATGAAGGCTATAGTGTCCGATCGATGCACCCCTTCTACGTCGTCGACCCCCAAGGCCAGTATGTTTATGCTTCCGGTTTTCTCGTCGAATTGAATTTTTTGCTTTATATCCTGTGCTTCCGGAGAGACCAATCCCTTCAATCGCCAGGCTCCTCCGGCGACAGTGGCGAAGAGAGCGACGAATATAAGGAAAAGGATCCTCGTCTTTCGTACCATCAATTTCACCTCTTTTATGCTCTATGTCCCGATCCTTCCTTCCTGTAAAGCCCTTTCTTATCTATGAACTTCTCCACCAGAGGAGGCACTAAGTACCTTATGTTCTCCCCTTTTGCTACCCGTTTTCTTATGTCGGTGCTCGATATGGACAGAGATGGAATGGAGAGAGGAACGACCGAGTCCCTCAGAAAGCCGGGAAAGGAGATTTCTCCCTGGCTTTCATCACGATCGTAACCGGGACGACTTACCGCCACGATGGTACATAATCCGGAAAGATATTCGTGCTCATGCCAGTTCTCCATCGTCATGACCGCATCCACCCCAGTGATAAAGTAGAAAGAGGCGGTCCCCTCGGGGTACCAATGGCTCATCTCTCTCATGGTCTCCACTGTATAGCTAGGTTCATGTCTGTCTATCTCGATCCGAGAGACCCTAAAATGATCGTTTTCCAAGGTAGCCAGACAGGTCATCATATATCTGTCTTCCGGAGACGTGACTCGTCTGTCCTTTTTATGAAAAGAATCTCCAGTGGGAATAAATATAACCCTCTCCAGGCCCAAGGCGTTATAGGCTTCTTCCGCCGCTACCAGATGTCCATGATGTATAGGATCGAAGGTTCCTCCCATCACGCCGATCTTACGGACAGAGGACATGACGATTCTCAGTAAGCCCGTTCCGGCTGGAACTCGAACGCGACGTCGCCTATATATATGGTGTCTCCCTCCTGAGCTCCACTTGCCTCCAGAAGTTCCTCCACCTTATATTGTCTAAGTATCCTCATAAACCTCACAGCAGCCTCTTCTTGACCGAAATCGTATCTCGCGGAAGCGGCCTCTATCCTGGGATGAATCACCCTGAAGCAGCCGGACTCGTGAAGCCTGAGGATCTGGACCTTATCCCTGGTCCTTTTTTCTGGAAGATCCTCCTCCACCGTCGCGAACAACCTCGTGGTTCCCGTAGGTCTTGGATGTTCTCTGGACAGCGAGACTATATGATCCATGAATTCCTGGACCCCTTCTCCACTCAAAGCGCTTGTAGCTATGAAGCGGATATCCCTTTGGGAGAAGAATTCATAGGTCTGATCGATCAAATTCCTGGCCGAGTCTATGTCGATCTTGTTCCCCACGACTATATAGGGTCGCTCCAACAGATCAGCGTTGTAAGCCTGGAACTCATCCAGAACGGTCTTCCATTGATTAACGACGCTCTCGAGGGAGCCGGAGCTGAGATCCAGGACGTGGACGATTACCCTCGTCCTCTCTATATGACGAAGAAAGTAATGGCCTAGTCCTCTATTCTGATGAGCCCCTTCGATCAGTCCCGGTATGTCGGCTACGACGATTTTATCCTGGTCTATCCTCATGACTCCGAGATTAGGGGATAAAGTGGTAAAGGGATAATCGGCTATTTTAGGGGTCGCGTTGGATATCGCCGCCAAAAGGGACGATTTTCCCGCGTTAGGAACCCCTACAAGAGCTACATCGGCTATCAGTTTGAGCTCCATGGTTATCTTTCGTTTTTCCCCGTCCTCGCCTTTTTCGGAAAAACGGGGGGCCCGTCTCCTGGAGTTGGCGAAATGAGCGTTGCCCTTCCCTCCTCTCCCGCCTCTGGCCACCAGACAGCGGTCGCCGGGCTCCACCAGATCCGCCAGCGGCTCGCCTGTCTCCTTGTCGAAGACGATGGTGCCACATGGCACCTTTATCACCACGTCCGATGCGTTGGCACCGAATTTTTTGGCTCCCTGCCCGTGAGCCCCGTTGTCGGAAGAGATATGTCTAGAGTACTCGAAATCCGCCAGGGTATGCAGATCCGTAGTGGCCTCGAGAAAAATATGACCGCCCCTTCCGCCGTTTCCGCCATCGGGACCTCCTTTAGGGACGAACTTCTCCCTGCGAAAGCTCATACATCCGTTTCCGCCTCTACCGGCAGCCACCTGTATGGTTACTATATCCACAAATTTCATAGTTGTACCTACCCTCCAGGGTGAGAATGACAAAAAACGGGCCAAGGATTACCTAGGCCCGCTAGAAAGCTGGATAAAAGAACTTACGCTCCTGAGTAGATCACTCTCGACCAAGCAGGAAGCTCCCTTAAACGGCCGGGGTGAGTTCTTCTATGGTGACGTATTTTCTAGTACCCTTGTTCTTGAAACGGACGATACCGTCCTTCAAAGCAAACAGGGTGTAATCCTTGCCGAGTCCAACGTTGACGCCGGGGTGAAAGGACGTACCTCTCTGACGAACTATGATATTGCCGGCCTTGGCTATCTGACCGTCGCTGAGCTTGAGCCCAAGCCTCTGTCCGCGAGAGTCTCTTCCGTTCGAGCTACTCCCCTGTCCCTTTTTATGGGCGAAAAACTGAAGACTTAATAGATTACGAAGCATCTTCCTGCACCTCCACCAATTGTACATTTTCCGGATAGGTTTCCGCAAGAGCTCTGAAACTCTCGCAGATCGTTGCAGCTATCGCCTGGACCTCCGGCGATATGCCGTGCCATTCAAGGGCTATCTTTGTGTTTTCCTGGTCTACGCAACTATCCACGGGATTACCGAGGACGTCGGAAAGACCTATATGGAGAGCCTGGACAAGCGTGGTGACCGCGGCACAGACGATATCCTCCCCCGAAGGGGCATATCCTGAATGTCCCTCCACCGACAGAGCGTATATTAAACCATTCCGCCGGGAGATCACCACCTTGGTCATCAGCCGTCGATAGAGTCTATTCTGACCAAGCTGAAGGGCTGTCTGTGCCCTCTGAATCTCCTATATTTGGTCTTGTTCTTGTACTTGAAGACGATCAGTTTCTTGTTCTTGCCGTTGGTGAGGACGGTCCCTTTTACCGAGGCTCCCTCGACATGAGGGGTCCCGACCTTAACGTCGTCATCCGAGCCTACAAGAAGAACCTTGTCGAAGGAGACCTGATCGTTCTCCTCGATCGCCAACTTCTCGATCTTGAGTTCGTCTCCTGGCTGAACTCGATATTGTTTTCCACCTGTTTCGATTATAGCGTACATTATACTTCCTCCTCTCGCTGAGCACGGGTAGCTTAGCTTTTAAAGACCCGTCTCACGCGGTATATCAACAGCCTTTGCATTTTAAGGGAAAGTTCCATACAAGTCAAGGAGGTATGGCCTTTGACGGCTTCGCCTCGAGCTCACGCTTTTAGGCACCTTTATCTACTTTACGGTAGTGGGCGACTCCCCTCGTCTCAAGAGCATGGAGGCATGGGATCTGGCCTCATCCATATCCAGATCGCCGGAGAGCATCCTAGCTATCTCGGATACCCTCTCTTCGTCCCCTAGTTCGGATATATTGCTGTCCATCCCGTCCCTTTTGACGACCAGATGTACGTCCGCCAGGGCCGCGATAGATGCCTCATGGGTAACCATGATCACCTGGCACCTGCGGGAAAGGTCCTTCAACTTAAGACCGGCCAACACCGCGGCTCTCCCTCCCAAACCGGCCTCCACCTCGTCGAAAACGACGGTAGGAGGCCGATTCTCTTCCGGAAGAGAAAGCCTTATGGCCAAAAGGATGCGGCTCAATTCCCCTCCGGATGCCATCTTAGAGACCGGTCCTGGCTCGTTCCGTCCCCATGCAAGTCGGAACTCGACCGAGTCCGCCCCGTTGGGTCTGAGCTTTGTCTCCTCTATCAGACCTACCGAAAAGCGAGCGTCCTCCATAGCCATCTCGGTCAGGCATCGGTTTACCCTGGCCTCAAGCCATAAAGCCGCCTCTTTTCTCACCTTTCTAAGTGCCAAGGCCATCCTGGAAGCGGTTTTCCTGTGCTCCTCCACGTCCTTCTCCAGAGCCTGTCTAAGATCGTTGCTCTTGGACAGCCAATCCAGCTCCTGGTCCGCCTCTCTACAGTAAAGGATAAGCTCTTTCAGAGATGTCACACCGGCCGTTCTTTTAAGTTTCCTGAGGTGGCCTATCTTTGACTCAAGCTCTTCGACACTTTCCTCTACGGCGGATCGACGATCCTCGTCGGAATCATTTTCGAGTTCGTTTAGAAGAGCCCCGTATCCCTCAACTATAGCTTCCATATGCGGGGATAGCTCATCGCATCTATCCCTGGGGAGAAGCTGAGATAGACGATGGATCAAATCGTCCAACTCTTCCTTGACGCTTCCCGGTTCGTCGTTTTTCATCCTTATGACGATTTTACGAAGGTCGTTCAGACGGCCAAGTTCCTCCGACAGCCTTCTGTACTCCTCTTCCCAGAGGGCCTCGCTTTCCTCGGAGATATCCATCTTTCTCCAGCGGTGGACTACTTCCTCGGCGCTTTTAAATCGATCCGTGACGGACCTCTGTCGTTGTCGGAGGCTCTGAAGCTCCTTCTCTATGGATATGGTCGCCTTGACCTGCTCCCTCAGATTTTCCCGAAGTTTTTTCAGTTCCTCCCCACCGCAGAGATCCAGGATAAACAGCTGTTTATCCTGATCCAGCAGCTCTAACTGAGCGAACTGACTCTGTATAGTTATCAGCCTTTGGGATACCTCCGACAGGACTCCTACAGGAGCCTGTCTGTTTTGAAGGAGCACCTTTCCTCGTCCGTTTTTTACGATCTCCCTTCTTACGAACAGACGCCCGTCCTCCGAACCGTAGAGAAAATCGGGATCTTCCTCGTCGAAAAGATAAACGGCCTCCACCTCTGCCGAGTCGCTGCCGGACCTTATCATGGAGGAAGAGGCCCTCTTTCCGGACGCAAGTTCCAGGGCTCTGACCACGCTGCTTTTGCCAGCTCCGCTTTCGCCTGTTATGGCTGTCAGACCGGAGGAAAATTGAAGGTGACTCTCCCTTATACCTCCTATATGACGTATATGAAGCTCCTCTATCAAGAGATCACTCCTCGTCGTCGGAGACGTAGAAGGTCTGTCCCCACATGAGTTTTTTACTTAAAAGATCGTAGTAGTCCCTTCCCGGCAGCCAAAGGGTGTCCACCGCTTTGTTTTTTGCCAGACTTATATCGATCCTATCTCCCGGAAGTATCTCGTATCCGAGTTGGCCGTCTTGGGTGAGGGTTATATCTCGGCTCTCCCCCTTGGTAGAGAGGGTAAGGACATCCTCTGGTCCGAGAACCATGGGCCTGGCATAGAGAGTATGGGCACAGATGGGGGCCATGATCATGCAGGGTACGTGAGGAGGTACTATCGGTCCTCCCGCCGATAGAGCGTATGCCGTCGACCCGGTCGGAGTCGAGGCTATTATGCCGTCCGCCCTGAGTACGCTGGTCGGTTTGCCACAGACCTTGATATCGACCTCCATGACCCTTGCGAGAGCTCCCTTGGTCAGAACCAGATCGTTGAGAGCGTATAGGACGTGTTCCCTGTGATTCGATCGGTAAAGTTCGCCTAGCATGAGCTGTCTTCTTTGGATCTGATAGTCTCCCGCGACTATTTTGAGGACATCGTCTTCCACGTTTTCCCTGTCGCCGGCGGCTAGAAAACCGAGACGTCCCAGGTTTACTCCATAAAGGGCTATATGATCGTCCAAGACATAACGAGCGGCCCTGAGAAATGTGCCGTCTCCGCCTATGACGATCGCCACGGATATGCCGTCCTTCCAGCCTCTATCGTTCACCGGCATCCCCAAAACGGAGGCCTCCATAGGCGGAAGTCTGAACGTTATCCCGTTTTCCGGTGCCCAACGCAAAAGCTTAAGAGCCGTCTCTATAGCCTTCGGCTTCTGGGTGTTGACGATAAGTCCCAAGACCTTATTCAGAGTCATCCATTCATTTCCCCCTCGTGGGCTTTCTCAACCTCGGCTGCCAGGTCGATGGAGAGCGGCGAGTCTCCCTTAACGAGATAAAAAAGAAATTCTACGTTCCCCTTGGGGCCTTTTATGGGAGATGGGATACAGCCACGAAGCCCCAGGTTCGTATAGGAAGAGATGAAATCGTTCAGCTCTCTCAGGATATCCAAATGTAGCTTGGACGATTTCACCACTCCCCCCTTTCCGATCCTATCTCGCCCCGCCTCGAATTGAGGCTTGACCAAGGTCAATATTTCTCCGCCGTCGAGAAGGATCCTTTCAAGCGCAGGCAGCAGGAGCCTTATCGAGATGAAAGAGGCGTCCATAACAGCCAGTGACGGCAAAGGCGAAAAATTCTCCGGGACGATGTACCTGGCGTTCGTCCTCTCCATTATGACGACCCTGGGATCGGTCCTCAATCTCCAATGAAGCTGCCCGTACCCCACGTCCACAGCATAGACCTTTTCCGCCCCTCTGGACAGCAGGACATCGGTAAAGCCTCCGGTGGAGGCCCCCACATCCAGACAAACCTTTCCCTCAGGCGACACGGGAAAGGAATCCAATCCTCCAAGAAGTTTATAAGCTCCACGACTAGCCCATTCTGTACGCCCTTTGGCTTTAAGTTCGACCAGGTCATCCGAGGCGACAGGAGTACCGGCTTTATCCGCTACCTCGCCGTTCAACAGGACCTCGCCGCTCATGATAACGGCCTGGGCTCTACTTCTCGTCTCGGAGAGACCTAGCTCGACCATCCTTTTATCCAGTCTTTCTTTCCGTTTTTTCACCGCAAAAAGACACCGCTTTCTCCAGGGTCATGTCGCATATGTCCCATTGATCCTCAACCGTTCCATGAGGAAGGAAGGCTTTTTTCACTCCCATACGGTGAATGGACACGTCGGCGTTGAGCTCCGCGGATCTGGCCGCTATAGCCTCTCCTATGCCTCCGTCCAAGTAACCGTCCTCGGCGGTTACCACAGTGCCACCTCTCAGAAGTATGGGGTCCAGGGTCTCATAGTCCAGAGGGGCTATGGTCCTTAGATCCACCAGGCCGGGAGAGGGACAAAGCCTCCTTATGGCCTCATCTCTGGCCTGGGCTAGAAAGTTCACGGTCTTCCCTATGCCCATATAGGTGACCTCCCCCAGCGAGGGATAGAGTATTTCTGCCTTAAGACCCTGCACCGATTTCGATCCCTCTCGACAAAGGGAGGTCACCACCGCTCCTCTGGGGTACCTTATAGCGGTAGGTCCATCTCTATTCATCGCCTCGGCGATCATGGCTTTAAGGTCCACCAAATCTCTGGGTGCCTGAACGACCAGATTCGGTATCATTCGACACCATCCGATATCGAAGAGTCCCTGATGGGTCTCTCCGTCCTCTCCGACCATGCCAGCTCGGTCTATGGCGAATAAGACCGGTAGATTTTGGAGGCAAACGTCCAGGGTCATCTGATCCATCGCCCTTTGAAGAAAGGTGGAATATATGAAAGCGACCGGTTTAAGCCCCCCTGCCGCCATCCCGGCGGCCATGGTAACCATGTGTTCTTCGGCTATCCCCACGTCGAAAAAACGATCGGGAAAGCTTTCCGCAAAACCGTTGAGCTTAGATCCTTCTTTCATCGCAGGAGTTAGGGCAACGACACTGGGATCCCTTTCCGCCAGATCTCCGATTTCGTCCGCTACGGCCTGGCTCCAGCTTTTTGAGGCCTTCTTCAACCGGGAAACGGCGGAGGAAACTCCGTGATAAACGCTCGGTTCTCTCTCCGCCATCTCGAGTCCTCTTCCCTTTTGGGTTATAAGATGGATCAGGACAGATTTATCGAACTTCCTTGCGAGGGAGAATATCAAGTCCATCTCCTCCACCGAGTGCCCGTCGAAGGGGCCCCAGTAATCTATATCAAGGGAGTCGAAGATATTTTCCGGCTTCACCAGACTCTTTATCTGATCCTTAGCCTTCCCCAATATGTGCTCAATGGTCTCCCCTTTAGGGATGCCTTTGCAACATTCCTTGATGGCCTTCTTGAGCTTACGGTAATATGGGTTGGCGCTGAGGTGAGCGAAATGATTCGCAGCTCCACCGATTCTCGGGCTTATAGCCATGTCGTTGTCGTTCAGGACGAATATAACCTTGGTGTCCGCTTCCTTGAGGTGATTCAAAGCCTCGAAAGCCATCCCGTTTATTATGGAGCCGTCCCCTATTATCGCCACGACTTCGTGATTTTTTTTCAGGAGATCTCTGGCCTTTGCATAGCCTAACGCAGCGGACAGAGACGTGCTGCTATGTCCTACGTCGAAATGATCGCAGGGACTCTCGGATCTCTTGGGAAAACCGCTGATCCCCCCCAAACTTCGAACCGAGTGGAAACGATCTCTTCTGTCGGTCAGTATCTTATAGGAATAGGTCTGATGTCCCACGTCAAATACTATTCGGTCGCTGTAAGGATCGAAGTTTCTCAATATCGATACCGTTAGCTCTACCGCTCCGAGAGACGAGGCGAGATGTCCACCGTTTTCGAAGACCACGTCGGTTATCATATCCCTGACGTCCTGACAGAGGATGTCTACATCTGCATAGTTTAACCTTTCTAGTTCATCCGGTCCTTCCATGTTTTCGAGTATAGACATGACCGATCTCCTTTCATCTGGTCCGGTGTTCCAGATAGAGGGCCAATTCTCTGAGAAAAGCGCTGCTCTCTCCAAACCGATCCAGCGACGAGATAGCCCGTTCGGTCCTCTCCTTCAGTCTCCTCATAGCGCCTTCCATGCCGAGATCGCTCACGAACGTCCTCTTACCGTGAGCTTCGTCTTTTCCCAGGGATTTGCCAAGTTCTTCTTGATCACCCTTCACGTCCAGTATATCGTCGGCTATCTGAAAAGCCACTCCGAGTTCCAGACCATAGCTCTCCAGTGCCTCTAGATCCTCGGCACTTCCTCCCGACAGGATGGCCCCTGTGATCAGTGATGTCCTGATCAAAGCAGCCGTCTTCAAGGTCGATATCTCCGTAGGAGAACTACATTCTTCCTCGGATCCCTCCGATTCCATATCCAGAACCTGTCCCCCGCATATTCCGCCTGGGCCGATCGATCTGGCGAAGTGAGCCACCGCCTTGACGACGTTCCCTC carries:
- a CDS encoding polyprenyl synthetase family protein, translated to MADADILKRELKDKKEIFERYMEDWVGSRPEGVPPRMWDAMVYSLKVGGKRLRPVLCMAAAELLGGRSDLVLPMALALEMVHTASLIHDDLPAMDDDVLRRGQPTNHVVYGEALAILAGDALLCQAFELPLTELPSEIPRGNVVKAVAHFARSIGPGGICGGQVLDMESEGSEEECSSPTEISTLKTAALIRTSLITGAILSGGSAEDLEALESYGLELGVAFQIADDILDVKGDQEELGKSLGKDEAHGKRTFVSDLGMEGAMRRLKERTERAISSLDRFGESSAFLRELALYLEHRTR